Below is a genomic region from Phycisphaerae bacterium.
CTGTTCTGCGTGATTTGCCCGCGACTGTTGTCAGCTTTTCTGGAGGGAGACCTAATGCGATATGTGGGTCTTACGGCACTGGCCGCCATGGTTACGGGAATCATCCTGTCGCCCGCCGTGGGCACGGAGATTCTGCGAAACGACGCGGTTCTGGTTTCGGACAACTACAACACCACGGCCAGCGGAGGAAACGACACCCTCGGGGCCCAGCCATTGGCCGACGTCGGCACATGGATTGTCGATGAGGGCACTTCCGGCAACATCGTGACCGACGCCGCCATACCGGGAGTGCAGGAGGGCGACGGTTACTTGAAGCTGCTCCACGATGGCGCCGGCGGGGCTCAGCTCAAAGCCAAGTTCGATCCCATCACGGTGGTGGGCGACAAGTTCACATGGCGGTCTCGCGCCTATTTCACAGGCGGTGGGCACGACGATGACTATCAATTTGCCCTTCGCACGACCGGGACGCCGACGTCGCCCTGGTATGATGATGTCATCTTCACGACGACAATCCGGGGCGGGGTGGTCAACGCCTACGATGGAAGCAACTACGTTCCCACCGGCACCACGATCCTGACCGACCAGTGGACGACATGGGAGGTCTCATACACCCGAGGGGCCAACACATTCTCTTGGTTGGTGAACGGTGTTGGCGACACGGCAATGCCAACCATACCAGGGGCGTCGAACAAGGACATCGGGTTCGCGATGTTCTTCGGCAACTACACCTCGAGCACCGACGGCGGCTTCCCGGTCTGCCTGGACATGGTTCCGGAACCGACTTCCGCACTGCTGCTGCTCGGAGGAGTTGCCGGTCTGGCCATCCGGCGGCGGAAGACCGCCTGAACACCACGGGGTTTCGCGATGTTCTTTTGGGAGCGGCGGCGGATGCGACTCCGCCACTGCTCCTATTGTTGCGTACGGGAAGTACGTGGTTCCCGTTGAGCGTGCGCGCCTACCTAGCTTCTCGGTCCCGGAAGGCCTTCAGGGGGTGCGCTCAGGCGAAGGAGGTCGGCAGAAGCGAACGAGGCCGCTTATGGCGGACGGTTGAAGATGAACAAGCAGGCGCGACTTCAATTGTGCAACGAGCGCAGACCTCCCCATCCTGGAAGACCGTGTGGTAGGCGCAGACGTTGCCCTCCCGGGGCTGATCGTGAACGATGGTCAGTTCACGGGGGCTCGGGGAGTGCAGCCTCAGCGAAGCCCCGTTCATGCTCTCGATCCGGGCATCGTCGACGAACAGTTCGAGTTGCGATCCGATGCGCACAGGTTCGCCCGCCTGACCGCACAGAGCGATCCCGCCCGTTAGCCAGATCGTGCAGAAGCTTGAAACTCTTATTAATTCTCATTACTGTTTATCAAAGTGACCGCATACACCGTCGCACGTTCCAGGTGTAGACGAAGCATGTGCTTGCCCGCGGCCAGGTCGCCGAGTCTCCGGTCCTTCCATGCCACGGGGTGCCGGAGAGAGTCGCCCTTGACCGGAAGACAGTCGTCGCGCGAGAAGCCGCGAACGCGTTTTCCACGTTTGTCGAGCACTTCGACTCGCACGGACCCCGCGGAGGCGTCCGCATTGACCAGGATGCCGGTGTACCCCGCAAGGTCGATCGGCTTCAGCGTGACCTGGCCGACGTGCTCGAGAGGCTTCAGAAGCGTTGGCTGGTCGCTACGTTCCACAGACCGAATCCCGGCAAACCGATCGCGAGGGATCGAGGCGAAGCCGATTCCGCTCCCCAGGTTGTAGTCGTCTCCGCCGGTAGCCCCCTGCGAGTACGCCCCGTAGTAGAAACGAATCTCATCCTCAAGGACAACCGGCGTCGAACTGGTAAAGACGGACCCGCTGTCGAAGGCGCTTCCAGGCGCGCGGGCCAGCACGAAGGCGTGGCGGAAGGGACGATCCCAGCGCAGGCCGTCGCGACTCGTCGCCATCTCAATGTCGATGACCCCACCACCCTTTGCGCGATCCAGAATCTGGATGAGCGAAAAATACACATCTCCATACAGGAACACAGGGGCAGTGTGAAACTCGACCCAGGGCGAGTCGAGATCATCGGGGGTAAGAACAAGTTGCGGCGTGGACCAGTGAATGAAGTCCTTGCTTTCGGTCCGGCCCATACCGTGTTTGAAGCCCATCCCTCCGTCCGGGCCGTCAAACCACATCTTTCCGTAGATGGCGAAGACGCCACGCTTCGTGTCTTGGAAGACATCCACTGCGTCCGACATCGACAGGGGGACATCCCAATCTCGCCCGGGCTCGTCGGAATATGGCAGGACCGTGCCGTAGTTTCCGTAGAACGAGTGCAGCAGCGGCATCTCGGGGTGCTTCGTCCAATGGATGCCGTCGGGCGAAAACGCCACGTGTAGGCCCGGGTACTCCTTCCCGCTGCTCTTGCCGAAGTCGAAGAACGTCATCTTGTAACGCCTGGTGGGATCAGGGTCCGCGGGGTCGACGATGACCGAGTTGGCGTACCGGACCGACGTGCCACCGGCACCGATCAGCACGATGTTGGTCTTCCTGATATCGTTGAACGGAAAAAGGTCCAGTTCCGGCTTGGCAAAGTGAATACCGTCTCTGGATTCGGCGTAGCACACCACGCAGGCGTGCGTGCGTTGGGTAGCGCGATTGCCCGAGAACGCCTGGTACCAGAGCTGGTACAGACCGGTTTCGGGGCTCCGGTAAACGCTCATCCACGCAATGGCGACCTCCCACGGTTTGTCGCACCTGATGAGCGGGTTTGCCGGGTGCCGGGTGAACGGCTGAACCTGTCGCTTGGTCCCGGAGCGGTAAAGGACGTCCTCATCGTCGATCAGCAGGATCGTGCGGGCCAACCCGTTCGTCGACTCCTCGGCGGCTTGGGCACACAGGGCCACCCCGCAGGTCACCGCCAGAACGAACACCCCTGCCGTGCGTACGCGCATCAGTGGACTCCTCATGGAGACGGGTTGCTGATCGTGCCGATCAGGTAGAGATCCGGATGATGCCCAAAGGCCTCACTGTCGATCACCGCGCCGCCCGTTTCGCCACCTGCAAGGTAGATGTGGTCGCCGCGGACGATGGTCATTGGGGTATTGTTGTTGAGCGGCAGTGGGTCGGCGCTGCCGAAGAGGCCTGTCTGAACATCGTAGACGAACACGTCACTGAAATAGGCTCTGTCGGGATAGTGGCGGGTCGGCTTGCCATACGGGGGGCGAACCGTGCCATCGGGGTTCTCGATCCTTGGGTATTGGCAGCCACCCACGAGGATAATCCACCGGTCGCGATAGGCGATCTCACCCACGGTGAAGAAGTTGCCACTGGCGATGGGCAGATCGCGCAAGCGCGTCCATCCGTCGACCGTCGGGTCGTACATCCAGTTGTCGACAACGGTAGAGTAGCCTCCGGGCGCCAGCGAATTATCGTCGCCGCCCGCGCCGCCAAAAACGTAGATTCTGCCACCGACGACGGCCATACCAGGCGTAAAGCGTGGCGTGCCCGGGCAGTCCGCCAGCCGTCGCCATCCGGCCTTCAGATCCCGCGTATCGAGCATGAGCAGCTTCGCCCCGAGGCGCGGCTGGTGACCCGCACGGTCGGTATGTGTGTAGAATCTCTCGGAATCGTAGTCGGCGCCGCCGAAAAGATAGATCTTGGATCCGATGGCACATGTCCCGGACCAGACGGCTGGGGCGGGCAGTCCCGGTACACTCGTTTCCCAAACCCACTCATCACGTTTCTTCGAGAGCCGATAGCCATCGCGATAGGTGAACGGAGCCGTATAGTTGATGCCGCCCCAGCAGTAGAGGGTCTCATCAACGACGATTCCGGCGAGCGCCTGCCGCTCGATCCCCGGCAGGTCAGGCAGCGACACCCAACTCGCCTGAGGGTCCTTCAGGCTCAGCGCCCACCCCTTCTTCAGGAACCCGCGCGGGTACTTGCCGGGCTTGCCGGGAACCGTCTCCTTGTCTCGACCGGCGCAGAATCCACCCACCAGGATCAACTGGTCATCGATGATCCCGATCGCGCTATCCTGCAACCCCTGCGGCAGGGAGGTTCCCTTTTTCCAGGTGATCCGCAGAATCGAACGCAGCTCCGACTGCGGTTGCGTGTCGGCAGGTTTGGTCTGGGCGATCGTGGTTTGTGCCATAAAGACGAGGGCCAGGCCGACGCGGAGTAAGCTCATTGAATCCTCCTGTCCAGGGAGCCGCGACCTTGAAACCACAGCGCATCTGCGTCTGCACACATATCGCCGACAGAACCCGCCTGCGGCTCATTTCGTCTCTTGAATCGTCCCGACCAAGTACAAGTCCGGATGGTGGCCAAAAACCTCGCCTTCGATTTCACAACCGCCGGTCTCGCCGCCAATCAGGTGAATCCGACGATCTTCGACCACCGTCATGGGGAGATTGTTGTTGAGTGGCAACGGGTCCGCCGTGCCGAACTCGCCTGTTCGCGTGTCGTAGACCAGCATGTCACTGTAGTAGCTCTTGTTCTTGTAGTACTTGAAGGGCTGTCCGTAGGGATCTCGCGCGCTCCCGTCCGGATTCATGACCTTGTCGTAGGGGTTGCCCCCGACGAGCAGGATGTACCGGTCGGCGAAGACAATACGTCCACTTGGGAAGTTCCCGCTGGCGATCGGGAGGTCGCGGATTCGGCTCCATTGGCGGGAGGGCGGATCATACACCCAGTTATCTACAACGGTGCAGTAGGACTTCGTCCGATTGTCGTTCCCAGTTGCGCCGCCGATGACGTAGATCTTCCCTTTCACCGCCGTCATCGCTGCAATCCATCGGGGCGTCCCCGGACATGGGTCCAGTTCCCTCCACCCGGCCTTGAGGTCGGCGGTGTCAATGACCAGGAGCCGAGTCCCCTGACGTTTCACCGAGCCTGTTCGATCGGTGGACGTGAAGAAGGTGCCGTCATTGACGTCGGCGTCGTAGTCGCAGCCTCCACAAACGTAGATTCTCGTGCCGACGGCGCAGACCCCGCTCGAGGCAGCCGGCGAAGGAAGGTCGGGCAGGGAATCCCATACCCATTTGCCAGCACGCAGGGAAAGACGATACCCGTCCTTGTAGCAGTAAGGCTTCGTATAGCTGAAGCCGCCCCACCCATAGAGTGTCTCATCCACCACAATGGCGAACAACTCCTGCCTCGGCTCGCCCGGGAAATCCGGCAAGGGCTGCCAGCCTCGACTTGACTCTGCGAGGCTGAGCCCCCAGACCTTCTTCAGGAAACCGCGTGGGTACACGGTGTCCTTGCCGGGCACCCCCTTTTGTCCGCTACAAAACCCCCCGACCGTGACCAGCATGCGGCCAACGATCCCTCCATCGCTGTCCTGGAAACCCTGGGGCAGGTCGGGGCCTTTCTTCCAGGCGATCTTCAGCATCGGTCGCAGCGATTCCTGCGGCTGCGGCCCCGGGAAGGGCGGAATCGGGTCGGCGCACCATCCCTCCGTTGCCCCACATCCAATCAGGGCAACGCAAGCCAAGCCGTGCAGCAGTCTATGGGAGGCCATGCACATCTCCTTTGGTCCTGGGGCAACGCGTCTCCTCGTCGATGTACACATCAACTCCTTCCTAGGGGAAAGTCGAGATTGTCGTACCGGCCCAGAACGGACCCCAAGGCCGTAGTGGGCCGCTATCCAGTCAGCGATCGAGCACAGTCTCGGAACATGCTGCAGCCGCGATTACAGATCACGTCAGGGCCGGATCCATCTGACCTTGGGGGTGAGGGGCACCCCCGCTGCCGAGTTCCCGCCAACTCGCATCGCCGTGCCGCTCCAGTGTGTGTTCAGTACCCACTTGTTGCCAACCACTCGGCAATCAGCCGCTCGTATTCTCGGCGGCTGTCGGTCGAACCGTGCGGGCCAAGGTAAAAGTCCCTGCCGTTCAAGCGGACCACTGCCAGCCCGCTCGGTTTGTGCAGACGATACCCGGGGATTTTGGGGGGCTTCACGCTGGGCATCTTGCAGCTCCTGGAAGTCCAAATGTGGTCATTACCACACTCATCAGCTTCCCGAGCCGCACTGCCGCACGCCGGCAGGAACGCTAAATCAAGCGTTCGGCTGGACTTACAGTGAATGGAGGCGAAGGGATTCGAACCCTCGACCTTCGCATTGCGAACGCGACGCTCTCCCAGCTGAGCTACGCCCCCAAGCCGAGTGCATAATCTATCGGCCAATGGGCGGTCTGGCAAGAGCCCCGGAGTGTTCTGCAGGCACGAT
It encodes:
- a CDS encoding PEP-CTERM sorting domain-containing protein, which produces MRYVGLTALAAMVTGIILSPAVGTEILRNDAVLVSDNYNTTASGGNDTLGAQPLADVGTWIVDEGTSGNIVTDAAIPGVQEGDGYLKLLHDGAGGAQLKAKFDPITVVGDKFTWRSRAYFTGGGHDDDYQFALRTTGTPTSPWYDDVIFTTTIRGGVVNAYDGSNYVPTGTTILTDQWTTWEVSYTRGANTFSWLVNGVGDTAMPTIPGASNKDIGFAMFFGNYTSSTDGGFPVCLDMVPEPTSALLLLGGVAGLAIRRRKTA